TTTGTTACTTATGTTTTGGTGAATGGTTTTATAATGGGAACTCAAAATaggttttataactttttttgttcaaataaaaagtatatattttttttaaagatagaagtaaattttttaaatcaaaaataaattttagatttacgCCAGAACAACTTGGGATGGCAGCTAGTTCAGCCTTAGTTTGGCTTTTTGTTGAATTGATCATGATAATTGTGAGCATGTATGTGATTGGCATTCTATCAAATGTTAAATACTTAGATTTGTTTGCACTATGTGGCTACAAATATGTTGggtaagtttattattattgcttttagtttttatactaTTCTGCTTTATGTTAAAGCTAAAAAGTTTTctcaatacaaaaatttatatattctaaTTAGTGTAGGTCTTAGTGTCTGCATTTGTTTTCCCAGTGTGATTCTTAGTGtgtgcttttattttattttattttttttcaatgtggGTCTTGGTGTGTGCTTCAGTTTTCAAAGCGTGGGTCCTAATAAAAAGAActgaagataaaaaattaaaaaaagaattatgtaGCACATGTATTTCATTCATATGATGTTCTTTAATAAAATGCTGCAactttttcctaatgcactcaTTTACATGAAGAAAATGGCCTTGACTTAAtcttatacaaaattttcttgattttaaattttggaaatgatgttttataaacataaaatttctgAAACTCCAGGTCATACAAAGTATGCAgatcaattaaagtttaaaaaattgtatatatatatatatatatatatatatatatatatatatatatatatatatatatatatatatatatatatatatatatatatatatatatattgattataaaatgtatacttGATTTATATGCACTGAATAATAGTTTTTGCAATAGGTCTTAAAAGTACCTAGGTCTTACAATAGAAAAGGATTGGCTTAAAATTGGCGGCACTTAAAGATAACGTTGCTAACCAAACTAGCAagaattttgattttcatattttataaatttttgcatttaaaaaatgttatttgtataGAATATACCATTTGCACTATAAGTTAAAAGTGtgatttgtttaattacaaaaaattgttttagatcAGCTGTTCCACTTGAACTATTCTTGGAAACATAAATGggctctttatttttaaatatttataataaatgaatttacaaatattcagaaaaatgactgtcaatttttttttgtgttaaaatttgtaaaaaattttcaatacaattgcaataaaaataaatttaaaagaagacaaaataggtcaattaaaaactattctttagtttttctttataatgGAAAGTTGGAGTCCAAAGTCTTGAAGTTcctgtttttaacaaaagccaGAAGTACTGGGAGTCTTGGTTAACTTGGAAAACTCTATGAATAATTTTGGCATGATCAAAGTTTTAGAAGATTGAAAATGATAAAACCAGGggaaaatgttttagttttggaagattgaaaatgttaaaaccaGGGGAAAATGTTTTCTAAGACTCTCTGAAggcaaaagtatttttactcAAACTATCAAACATTggttaaagttgttttaacaatcattattttttagaatggtATTAATGtgactattttttattaaaaaaaaaaaatttttcaatctttttatggtatttttttaaaaaaaaaaaagttcttttaagaTCCTactgttttttgtgtttttttagaaTGATATTATCATGTATTGGTGGGTTGTTGTTCAATTCTTTTGGTTATTATGTGGTTTTATCATGGATGAGTTTTGCTATTGCTTTTTATTTGGTAAGATATTATCTAATGATTAAATTAGGTCTAAGGCCTAACATCATAGGCCTAACATTTAACTTcggtttaaaattaaacttaggTCTAAAGCCTAGCATCTTAGGTCTAACAATAAACTACAAATGTctgaattataattaaattagcAGTTAagttaaactaaactaaaaaaaaaactaggtaGCTGAAATCAAATAAGATCTATATTCTTTACAATGTCAAACTTATCTCTGCCTCTAAATCTTACTTTCTGGTATCCTGCCCATTTGAGGGTCTCATGGCATTTTCGGAAAAATCATGTTTCTTATATCTCAatggtaattttaaataaacttttaaaaatgtggtATATTCTTAATCATTTAGCCTGTCTGATGCAAGTTGTCTATAGCAATGACCTCAAACTTTCTTTAGTAGTGGTTCCAATAAATGTTAGATCTCTAAAAGTTGTTGAACACAAGAGCATGAATTTTAGGTtgaagtattttcaaaaatgctcattattaatataataataatagacacttttttttaaccagAAAAACTAGCTATAATTACTAAtcaaaatatcaacaaaaacaaaacaaaaattttattttcaaaaataggtGATAATAAAAGTAGAAGTAGTTTAATGGgctctaatttttatataatacaaggAATTAGATTAAAATGTAATTCCTCCTCTTTGGCGGCGTGGAGAGGCGTTGATGTATGAATTCTCATCGTCGATTcgaaaaatattatcattatttagaaTTCGggaaaaagcaaaaattgataaaaaacaatactttagtaaaagtttttcatttggtCAGCTTCGTTAATGCAGGTGTTTTTGACACTccaaaacttttctaaatctATAGTTGTTTCTGGTCTATCTTCCCACAGTGCTTTGCAAACTTTACAAAGTGCCATTTCCAGTTCaactttataatatgttttcCATTGAAAGTATTTGTTATAAGATTCGTCATTCATATCGAGATAATTTAAGTAAGAAGCAAGATctcttgtatttttataatcGTGTATGTTTATGAAACTACCTGAAAtagcaattttttctttactatagTTAGCACCTCCTGCTACGATCGGCAAAATTCCGCTTAATAAACCGTTCTCATAATATTTTTCAGTAACATAGTCAATGCAAAATGAGTTTTCGTATGCTAATACAAACTTGTATCGTCTTTTTAATTCTTCACAacttaatgtgttttttttacaatctttgGTTTCTTTTTGAAACAACTTTGCGCATGCTCCGTAAACATCTACCGAGATGTATTTTTTCAAGTTGCGTACAAAATTAATCCTTGTATCGTCACAATGGCTTGTTATGTagagtatttttttatctttaccttctgcaaagttttttatttttcctgttGGTTCAACAAGTTGGCGTATCCCATAGTAGGGTAAGAATATTTCTGAGTCTGTTCGATATGTTGCAGTCCAGTTAAACAATccattatataaacttaaatttaggTACGTAAACTTGGGGCTTTCGTTCATTAACCATATCCAAATTTGCTCTgggttttttcttatttctctTAGCACTTGTTCGTGTGGCAAATCTCTTGCGTGGAATAAAACTGCATTACTTAGCATAATTTCTTTCTTATTGTAAGTGAGTTCACAATGGTTTACATGACAAGGTGATTGATCTAGCTCTGTAAAATTGTAATCATAAGGTACATGTGGCCATGGTATGTTTCCAAATAGAGgtgtgtaaattaaaataagtttcttttttttgctcaGCAAATAGTCTGTTTTCACCTCGTATTCTTCCTCTctcacttttttaaatatgtttgctTCTGTTAAATTGGTGTTTAATTCAGTATTAACGATCGTTGTCTCTTGTTTTTGTATCTCACCCAAGAAATAGTTtagtttactaaaatattttctctcacgATGCTCTAACGAAAAGTtgattttgtatttgaaaattaaaataaatttaattaatatgatTAATagaagtaaaagtaaaatttttctcAACACCCACCGAACTAtcattttacatatatttctttGTATTCCTTTCTATTCTGTTTTGTCGCTATAGCAACCATTCGTATATTCTAAGAATGTTGCTTATATAAGTGTTGATTTTGCACGcgtgattattattttttatgagtcCCAATTAAGGAAACAAACTACAATATTAAAtaccaaaaacttttttttcttacttttacataattttttaaaaaataaactaatttattattttttataggcACGCACTTTACGTTTGATTATTAGTCCCAATGAACAATCTGACAGTCTCGCTCGTTCTACTGGTACGAAGAGACGACTCTATGTTCTCGTATTTATTTCTCTTATTCAACCATTATTTATGTACTTTCTTACTCGGCATCTTTTCAACTACGATACTGCCCAGAAGATcgttttagtttagaaattttCGTGTATGTAGTACACGAATATTTTCGtgtatgtaataataaaaataaaagcttcaatcgatttctaaatttttatattaaaaaaaaaattgtaaatttggTGTGGTGTAAATCACTTGATTTTTTGTGacagaaacaattttattacaatgtAAGTCGTCGCCTGAGaattataagattttatctTTACGCTTCTAAAAATAGTGAgaagtaaatatttacttttgttcAATTATTATTAGCGCTTTTCTtaccaaaatataaattaaaaaaatcattatatattTCCATAATGTTTAACTGTTTAATCTACAACATTacctatttatattttttatttcttgcttttaattatatatttcgacttgaaagttaaatttttttagaataagattaaaatagttataattttcaaacgac
The nucleotide sequence above comes from Hydra vulgaris chromosome 09, alternate assembly HydraT2T_AEP. Encoded proteins:
- the LOC124811470 gene encoding alpha-(1,3)-fucosyltransferase 7, whose product is MIVRWVLRKILLLLLLIILIKFILIFKYKINFSLEHRERKYFSKLNYFLGEIQKQETTIVNTELNTNLTEANIFKKVREEEYEVKTDYLLSKKKKLILIYTPLFGNIPWPHVPYDYNFTELDQSPCHVNHCELTYNKKEIMLSNAVLFHARDLPHEQVLREIRKNPEQIWIWLMNESPKFTYLNLSLYNGLFNWTATYRTDSEIFLPYYGIRQLVEPTGKIKNFAEGKDKKILYITSHCDDTRINFVRNLKKYISVDVYGACAKLFQKETKDCKKNTLSCEELKRRYKFVLAYENSFCIDYVTEKYYENGLLSGILPIVAGGANYSKEKIAISGSFINIHDYKNTRDLASYLNYLDMNDESYNKYFQWKTYYKVELEMALCKVCKALWEDRPETTIDLEKFWSVKNTCINEADQMKNFY